The stretch of DNA GGCCCGGCCTTCGTCTGGGGCATGCTCGCCGCCGGGTTGACCGGCTTCGTGGCCGTGTGGGGCCTGCTGAAGCTGATCCGCACCCGCTCCTTCACCCCGTTCGTGAACTACCGCATCGCCCTCGGCATCGCCGTCCTCGCCATCGCCGCCTCCCCCCTTCGCTGAGTTGCCACTTGTGCGCGTTCCCACGCGCACTAATGGCAAACGAGCGGGCGGAGCGTGGCGAACAGTTGCGACGGCGGCGTGCGCGACGTCACGCGCAGGATCGTCCACCCGGCCCGCACCGCGGCCAAGTCGCGGAGGCGGTCGTTGTCGAAGGCATGTCGAGTGGCGTGGGGCCGCCACCCGTCGACCTCGATCCCGACCTTCTCTGCGGGCCATGCGAAATCGAGGAGGAGCACCCGACCCTCGATCACAAGTTGGAAGCCGGTTTTGGCCGGCGCCAGCCCGGCTCGCTGGAGTCGCCGCAGCCACACTTGCTCCAAGTGGGAGTCCGATCGCAGTCGCGCGTCGAGCAACGGGACGAGACGCCGACGCCCTCGACGTGCTTCCGAGCGATCGAGGCACCGGGCGACGTCGTCAGCCGTGCACAGCCGCCTCACGATGCCATCGTCGAGCATCCGCTGCAGCGCGACGGGTTCGACGCTCGCCGCCAAGTCGACAACGGTGCGGGCCACGGACGTGGAAGCAAGGTCGTGCACCGTCGTGACGTCATCGGCGTAGAGGACCGAAGCGCGGTGCGCCGTTACGCCCAGAAGGCGCGGCGTCCGCATGTTGAACACCGTGACCTCCACCGCACCAGGAGCAATCCCCGCCAGCCGATGGAGCGCCGCGGCCGATCGGTGGGAGGCGACACCGTCGACGCTGAGCAGTGCTGCCGCGAGGTCGCGCCATGGCGAAGGAGGCGCGCCGGCAACGGCGTAGATGCCTCTCCGAACGACAACGAGGCGCCCGGAGGAGATTGCCCACTGGACGGCATTGCGGGAACCGACTTGCGCCGTCGTCACGAGACCGTGCTGGCGTTCGGCCAGGGCGGTGACCTCGGGCCAGTTCATTCGTAGGGGGAGGCGAGCGACAGCGTGACGACGCCGGTCGACAGGGCGTGCGCCACACGGGGCGCTTCGTCGGCCACCACGGCGATCGTCACCACCTCGTCGTTCACGTCGAGCACGACGGCGTCGGCGGCGATGACCTCCGAGTCGGCCAGCAGGTCGACCCGGTCGCCTCGCTGCACCGAAGGGTTGGCCGCAACCACCGGCACCGCCAACGCCCGCGCCCCTGCGGGCAAGAGCGCCGCGACCCCCGACAGCCCGGCGGGAGCAAACTTGGCCGCCAGCAGCACCTCGCCGTCGAGCACCGGCACGACCACGGTGCGCCCGACCGGCGACGGCTCCACCGGCGCACCGGGCAGCACGCCTGCGGGCACCTCCCGCCACGAGACGTCCTCCTCGCCCACCACGGCCCCCAACGCCAACGGTCGAGCCGCCACCGGCACCGCCACCAACCGCCCCAGCGAACGAGCCGACGCCGTGGCATGGCGCACCATGGCGGTCACCGCCATCGTCACCAGCAGGCACACCACGGCGACGACCGCCCAGTACAGCCACGGCCGACGGGCGAACAACAGACGAATCCGGTACACGGGCGCGCGCCCTCCTCCGAGAAGAACCGACGGGAGGGGGAAGCGCCGAGGGAGAAGTTACGTCGCCAGCGGACCGCTGGAAAGGGCCGACTCGCACCGGCACGACCGCCCCCGTTCAGCGGGGATCGCCGGGATGGCTGCGGCCAGCAGCGCCCGGGTGCGGTCGACGTTGCGCCGCAGCACCTCGAACACCACCTCGATGGTCACCGGTTCGATTCCGTCGACCCCTTCGAGGCCGGTGTCGTAGTCGGTGACGAGCGCCAGCCCGCCGTAACAAATGCCGAGCTCCCGGGCGAGGTACGCCTCCGGGTACTGCGTCATGTTCACCACGTCCCACCCCGCAGACCGGAACCACTGCGACTCGGCCCGGGTCGAGAACCGCGGCCCCTGGACGACCACGACCGTCCCCCGCGGGTGCATCGTCACGCCCACCGACGACCCCGCCGACAGCAGCACCGACCGCAGCTCGTCGCAGTACGGGTCGGCGAACGACACGTGCCCCACGACGCCGCCGTCGAAGTAGGTGTCGGCCCGCCCGTTGGTGCGGTCGACCAACTGGTCGAGGACGACGAAGTCCTCGGGCTTCACCGACGGCTGCAACGACCCCGCTGCGCACGGGCCGATGATGCGCTGGACGCCCAGCTCGCGCATGGCCCACAGGTTGGCCCGGTAGTTCACCCGGTGGGGCGGGATCTCGTGGTGCACGCCGTGGCGAGGCAGGAACGCCACCGACCGGTCGCCCACTGTGCCCACCGCCAACGGCGCCGAGGGTGGCCCGTACGGCGTGTGCACCGGTACATGGCTGACATCGTCGAGGAACGAGTAGAACCCCGAACCCCCGAAGACGCCGATCACGCGGTAGCGGCGCTGCTCTTCGGCTCGGAGGGAGTGCTCTTCGTCTCGGACTTCGACTCGGTCTTCGTCTCGGACTTCGACGTCGAGCTCGACGACGACTCGCTCTTCTCGCTCTTGGCAGGCCTGCGGCTGTCGGTCTTGTAGAAGCCGCTGCCCTTGAAGGCGATGCCGATCGACCCGAACACCTTGCGCAGCTCGCCGCTGCAGGTCGGGCATGTCGTCAGCGGGTCGTCCTTGAACGACTGGACGATCTCCAGGTGCTCACCGCAGCTCTTGCATGCGTATTCGTAGGTGGGCATCGGTTGTCGCGTCCTCCGGCTGGCACTCGTGCCTATCGACTGCCAAGTGTACCGCCGCGTCACCCGTCCCTACCATGGCGACATGGCGTTGGCGGCAGTGGCAGCAGTGGTCGCCGCCTATGCGCTGGGCACGTTCCCCACCGCCACCGTCGTCGCTGGCAAGCAGGTGACGCAAGAGGGTTCGGGCAACCCGGGCGCCTCCAACGTCTACCGCCTGGCGGGCCGCCGAGCCGGTTTGCTCGTGTTCGGAGGCGACTTCTTCAAGGGCGCCGTCGCCACCGGCGCAGGCCTCGCCCTCGGCGGCCGCGCCCTTGCCCTCGCCTGTGGTGCCGCCGCCGTCGTCGGCCACTGCTTCCCCGTCACCCGCCGCTTCAAAGGCGGCAAGGGCGTGGCAACCGCGGGCGGCTTCGTCCTCGTCATCGAGCCCGTCGTCGCGCTCGTGGCCGCGGTCGTCTGGCTGGCCGTCGTCAAGCTCACCAAACGGGCCTCGGTTGCGTCGCTCGTCATCGCACTGGGTATCCCGACCGCCGTGCTCGTACTCCGAGGCCCAGGGACAGAGTCCGCCGTCGTCGTGGCGGTGGCGGCGCTCATCGTCGCCCGCCACGCCGATAACGTCGCCCGTTTGATGAGACGCGAGGAACGGACCGTGCGATGACGGTGAACAAAGCGGTCATCCCCGCCGCAGGCCTGGGCACCCGCTTCCTGCCGGCCACCAAGGCGCAGCCCAAGGAGATGCTGCCGGTGGTCGACAAGCCGGCCATCCAGTACGTCGTGGAAGAAGCCGCCCGCTGCGGCATCCGCGA from Acidimicrobiales bacterium encodes:
- a CDS encoding S-methyl-5'-thioadenosine phosphorylase, coding for MIGVFGGSGFYSFLDDVSHVPVHTPYGPPSAPLAVGTVGDRSVAFLPRHGVHHEIPPHRVNYRANLWAMRELGVQRIIGPCAAGSLQPSVKPEDFVVLDQLVDRTNGRADTYFDGGVVGHVSFADPYCDELRSVLLSAGSSVGVTMHPRGTVVVVQGPRFSTRAESQWFRSAGWDVVNMTQYPEAYLARELGICYGGLALVTDYDTGLEGVDGIEPVTIEVVFEVLRRNVDRTRALLAAAIPAIPAERGRSCRCESALSSGPLAT
- a CDS encoding SAF domain-containing protein, giving the protein MYRIRLLFARRPWLYWAVVAVVCLLVTMAVTAMVRHATASARSLGRLVAVPVAARPLALGAVVGEEDVSWREVPAGVLPGAPVEPSPVGRTVVVPVLDGEVLLAAKFAPAGLSGVAALLPAGARALAVPVVAANPSVQRGDRVDLLADSEVIAADAVVLDVNDEVVTIAVVADEAPRVAHALSTGVVTLSLASPYE
- the plsY gene encoding glycerol-3-phosphate 1-O-acyltransferase PlsY, whose product is MALAAVAAVVAAYALGTFPTATVVAGKQVTQEGSGNPGASNVYRLAGRRAGLLVFGGDFFKGAVATGAGLALGGRALALACGAAAVVGHCFPVTRRFKGGKGVATAGGFVLVIEPVVALVAAVVWLAVVKLTKRASVASLVIALGIPTAVLVLRGPGTESAVVVAVAALIVARHADNVARLMRREERTVR
- a CDS encoding FmdB family zinc ribbon protein — encoded protein: MPTYEYACKSCGEHLEIVQSFKDDPLTTCPTCSGELRKVFGSIGIAFKGSGFYKTDSRRPAKSEKSESSSSSTSKSETKTESKSETKSTPSEPKSSAATA
- a CDS encoding type IV toxin-antitoxin system AbiEi family antitoxin domain-containing protein; its protein translation is MNWPEVTALAERQHGLVTTAQVGSRNAVQWAISSGRLVVVRRGIYAVAGAPPSPWRDLAAALLSVDGVASHRSAAALHRLAGIAPGAVEVTVFNMRTPRLLGVTAHRASVLYADDVTTVHDLASTSVARTVVDLAASVEPVALQRMLDDGIVRRLCTADDVARCLDRSEARRGRRRLVPLLDARLRSDSHLEQVWLRRLQRAGLAPAKTGFQLVIEGRVLLLDFAWPAEKVGIEVDGWRPHATRHAFDNDRLRDLAAVRAGWTILRVTSRTPPSQLFATLRPLVCH